Proteins from a genomic interval of Alphaproteobacteria bacterium:
- a CDS encoding phage portal protein — protein TLGDRYTEFPVDRFSGRSKILHLKSFHPLNDWYGLSPIEAAAYSIDQHNQSGAWNQALLQNGARPSGALVVKTQEQGGNDMLSDEQYQRIRQQMDEQFSGAGNAGRPLLLEGGLDWREMSMSPREMDFIEAKNSAARDIALAFGVPPQLLGIPGDNTYSNLAEARLGLWEQTILPLVDSMCDALNNWLLPYYGEGLELRYDVDTISALSARREKVWDRVNNADFLSDEEKREMVGLKK, from the coding sequence ACGTTGGGAGACCGATATACGGAATTTCCGGTAGATAGATTTAGCGGACGCAGTAAGATTTTGCACCTTAAAAGCTTTCATCCGTTAAATGATTGGTATGGTTTATCTCCCATTGAGGCAGCAGCATATAGCATAGATCAGCATAATCAATCAGGTGCATGGAATCAGGCATTGCTACAAAATGGAGCGCGGCCAAGTGGCGCTTTGGTGGTGAAGACTCAAGAGCAAGGCGGCAATGATATGCTCAGCGATGAGCAGTATCAACGTATTCGCCAACAAATGGATGAACAATTTAGCGGCGCTGGTAATGCGGGACGCCCCCTATTGCTTGAGGGTGGCTTAGACTGGCGTGAAATGAGCATGAGCCCACGGGAGATGGACTTTATTGAAGCCAAAAACAGCGCGGCACGTGATATTGCATTGGCTTTTGGTGTGCCACCTCAATTGCTTGGAATTCCAGGAGATAATACTTATAGCAATCTTGCCGAAGCGCGACTGGGTTTATGGGAGCAAACCATATTGCCCTTAGTGGATTCGATGTGCGATGCATTAAATAACTGGCTATTGCCCTATTATGGTGAGGGCCTGGAATTACGTTATGACGTGGATACGATCAGTGCGCTTTCAGCACGACGTGAAAAAGTGTGGGATCGGGTAAACAATGCGGATTTTCTGTCAGATGAAGAAAAACGCGAAATGGTAGGATTGAAAAAATGA
- a CDS encoding HK97 family phage prohead protease: MTDMLVPQLQLKTIDDQGRFAGYASIFEVVDSQNDRMEAGAFRETLKENTNSIKLLWQHNFEEPIGVFTNLREDAKGLYVEGKLLMDVQRAKEAHALLKAGAICGLSIGYVPVRYSIEPDSGVRVLHEVALYEVSVVTFPANSAATVEAVKHQDMAAEVRSGSLIRFADEVDRAIDILQK; encoded by the coding sequence ATGACAGATATGTTAGTTCCGCAATTGCAGCTGAAAACAATTGATGATCAAGGGCGATTCGCTGGATATGCCAGTATTTTTGAAGTGGTCGATAGCCAAAATGATCGCATGGAAGCAGGGGCATTTAGAGAAACTTTAAAGGAAAATACAAACAGTATTAAACTGTTATGGCAACATAACTTTGAGGAGCCTATTGGAGTATTCACAAATTTACGCGAGGATGCAAAAGGCCTATATGTTGAAGGTAAACTTTTGATGGATGTGCAGCGCGCGAAAGAAGCGCATGCGCTGCTTAAAGCCGGAGCGATATGTGGGCTAAGTATCGGTTATGTGCCGGTACGGTATAGTATTGAGCCAGATAGCGGTGTGCGAGTGTTGCACGAAGTGGCGCTTTACGAGGTGAGTGTGGTAACGTTTCCTGCAAATAGCGCGGCTACCGTAGAGGCGGTTAAGCATCAGGATATGGCAGCAGAAGTGCGTAGCGGCAGCCTGATACGGTTTGCCGATGAAGTGGATCGTGCAATTGATATTCTGCAAAAGTAA